Proteins found in one Melospiza georgiana isolate bMelGeo1 chromosome 1, bMelGeo1.pri, whole genome shotgun sequence genomic segment:
- the LOC131092089 gene encoding prostate stem cell antigen-like: MKAFLVLLLGALLCVDSASSLQCYSCTSQLSNSKCQTVKTCGENNVCKTDVIRVVGLFSIISKGCDSSCDPSYQDFNVGNRNISCCSSDLCNANAAGSVRSSYGLAGGIAAGVLWTIVNNKF; this comes from the exons ATGAAGGCTTTCcttgtgctcctgctgggagcGCTCCTGTGCGTGGACTCAG CTTCATCCTTGCAGTGCTACAGCTGCACCTCCCAGCTCAGCAACTCCAAGTGCCAGACGGTGAAGACGTGCGGAGAGAACAACGTGTGCAAGACGGACGTGATCC GGGTCGTGGGGCTCTTCAGCATCATCAGCAAGGGATGTGACTCCTCGTGTGACCCATCCTACCAGGACTTCAACGTGGGCAACAGGAacatctcctgctgcagcagcgaCCTCTGCAACGCCAACGCTGCGGGCAGCGTGAGGTCCAGCTACGGGCTGGCCGGAGGGATAGCGGCTGGAGTGCTCTGGACCATCGTCAACAACAAATTCTGA